The genome window CGAACAGGCGCGCCAGTCGCTGCTGCGCACGCGCCTGCCCGCCGCCGCCGACATCGAACTGCGCGAGATGCTCGACACGCCCGAGAATGCGGCCAAGGCCAGCGGCAAGGCGAAAGACCCGCTGCTGAGCCGCCGCTATGTGCTGCCCTTCCTGCTCGCATGCCTGATCCTCGCCTGCACGCAGGCGACGGGCATCAATTCCATCCTCGCCTATGTCGTCAATATCCTCAACCAGGCGGGCCTGTCGGGCGCCTCGGCCAACATGGCGGACGTGCTGCTGAAAGTACTGAATGCCGTGATGACGGTGGTGGCCGTGCTGCTGGTGGACCGCAAGGGTCGCAAATTCCTGCTGATGCTGGGCACGGGCGGCATCGTCGTCTCGCTGCTGGCGGCCGGGCTGCTGTTCCGCGGCGCCGAAGCGCACCTGGCCGACGTGCGCCCCGCCATCGCCGCCCAGGTACAAGCCGATGGCCTGACCCTGCACCTCGATGCGGCCACCTTGACGGCGCTGGGCGCGGCGGCCGACGGCACCCCGCAGCAGCTGACCATCGCCTACGCCTACGGCCCCTTCACCAACGTGAAAAGCCTGCGCAGCGACGACCCCGTGCTGCGCCAGGTCAGCATTGCCCGCGAAGACGCCGTACAGGCCGACAGCGTGATCGGCGTGTTCTTCCGCAAGCTGCACCTGAACCCGTTCGCCGACCCGGCCGCCGGACGCGAGGCGCCGCTGCGCATCGAGAAGGCCAGCCTGGGTCCCGTGCCCTCGTCCTCGCACGGCTGGCTGGTGGCGATCGCCATCTGCGTGTTCGTTTCCAGCTTTGCCGTGGGGCCGGGCGTATGCGTGTGGCTGGCCCTGTCCGAACTGATGCCGACGCGTATCCGCTCGAACGGCATGAGCATCGCGCTGCTGGTGAACCAGTTCGTCTCGACGGTGATCGCCGCCATCTTCCTGCCCACCGTGGGCTTGCACGGCTATTCGACGCTGTTCTTCTTAGGCGCCGGCTGCACGGTGCTGTATTTCCTGGCCGCCGCCTTCCTGCTGCCGGAAACGAAAGGCAAGACTTTGGAAGAAATTGAAGCGCACTTTTCCAGGTAACCATTAGTAGCAGTCTCCTTTCCAGCCCCGGACCACCATCCGGGGCTGTTTTTTTGCCTGCCGAACATGTTTACGGGGCTGGCGCGCACGGCACGGCGCAGTTTTCCTTCTGGAATCACGGGCGCGTGGGCTAGAATCTGGCTGCGTCGTGCTACTCACGAGGCGGCAATGGCGCCATGACAAAAACCACCAGGAGACACAGTGAGCTTATTTAGAACCAAGAATTTGGATGACATGATCGCCCACAGCAAGAAGCCGGGAGGTCTGGCCAAGGTGCTGGGACCGTTCGACCTTGTCCTCATGGGCATAGGCGCCATCGTCGGCACGGGCATTTTCGTGCTCACCGGCACGGGTGCGCTGACGGCCGGCCCCGCCCTGTCGCTGTCGTTCGTCGTGGCGGCCGTTGCCTGCTGCTTCGCCGCCCTGTGCTATGCGGAATTCGCCTCCACCGTGCCGGTGGCCGGCTCCATCTACACCTACAGCTATGCGACTTTGGGCGAACTGGCCGCCTGGATGATAGGCTGGGACTTGCTGCTTGAGTACGGCCTGGCCGCGGCCGCCGTCTCCGTCGGCTGGTCCGGCTACTTCCAGTCGCTGCTGGCCGGCTTTGGCATCACCCTGCCTGCGGCCCTGTCGGCCGCGCCGGGCGCGCTGCCGGGCGTGACGACCTTCATCAACCTGCCGGCCCTGGTCATCATGCTGCTGCTGACGGCCATGCTGGGCTGGGGCGTGCGCGAATCGGCGCGCCTGAACAACATCATGGTGGCCATCAAGGTGGGCGTGGTGCTGCTGTTCATCATCTTCGGTGCGCGCCACGTGCAGCCGGCCAACTGGCAGCCCTACATGCCGTTCGGCTACCACGGCATGCTGAGCGCCGCCGCCCTCGTCTTCTTCGCCTTCATCGGCTTTGACGCCGTCACCTCGGCCGCCGAGGAAGTCAAGAAGCCGTCGCGCGACCTGCCGATCGGGATCATCGGCTCGCTGGCCGTGTGCGCCGTGCTGTACGTGGTGGTCTCGGCCATCATGACGGGCATCGTGCCGTATCAAAAATTCCTCGGCGTCGACCATCCCGTCTCGCTGGCCCTGCAATATGCGGGTGAAAACTGGATCGCCGGCTTCGTCGACCTGGGCGCCATCCTCGGCATGACCACCGTGATCCTCGTGATGGCCTTCGGCCAGACGCGCATCATCTTCGCCATGTCGCGCGACGGCTTGCTGCCCAAGCGCCTGTCGACCGTGCACCCGCGCTTCCACACGCCATTCTTCGCCACCTGGCTGGTCGGCATCGTCTTCGGCCTGATCGCCGCCGTGATCCCGCTCAATATCCTCGCTGAGCTGATCAACATCGGCACCCTGGCCGCCTTCACCATGGTGTCGATTGCCGTGGTGGTGCTGCGCAAGAAGCGCCCGGACTTGCCGCGCGCCTTCCGCTGCCCCGGCGTGCCATACGTGCCGGCGCTGGCCGTGATCCTGTGCGTGGGCCTGATGACCTTCCTCAGCTGGGTCACCTGGATGGCGTTTTCCATCTGGCTGGTGATCGGCCTGGTCATCTACTTCGGCTACGCACGCCGCCGTTCGCTGCTGCATCCGCAACAGTAATCCCGTCACTGCGCCCGGCGCAGTAAGATGGCGGTCTCGCAACCCTGCAGGCCGCCATCCATGCAACCTTCCCCCGACCTCATCGCGCAGCTGGACCAGAGCACGGACCAGCTCAAGCGCGCGCGCCTGCGCCACATGCAGTGGCTGGCCGTGGGCCTGCTGCTGCTGGCCGCGCTGGTCTTCGCCGTGGCCCGCTCGCGGCGCGGCGGCCACCCCGCCTGGGGCTATGTGGAAGCATTCGCCGAAGCGGCCATGGTGGGCGCGATCGCCGACTGGTTCGCCGTCGTCGCGCTGTTCCGCCACCCGCTGGGCATTCCCTTGTGGCATACGGCCATCATCCCGAACAGCAAGGCGGACATCGGGCGCAGCCTGGGCGCCTTCGTGGAAAACCATTTCATTACCGAACAAGGCATCGCCGAGCGCATCGTGCAAGCCGACCCCGCCGCGCGCCTGGGCACCTGGCTCAGTGACGAGGTCAACGCGCGGCAACTGGGCATGGCCAGCGCCGGCGTGGTGAAACAGCTGCTGGCGATGGCCGATCACGACACACTGGGCCGACTGCTGCGCGAACAGGCCAGCAGCTACCTGGGCCAATTGAATCTGTCGGAGGTGGCGGCCGACTGCCTCGACGCGCTGATCGCCGACGGCAAGCCGCAGGAACTGCTGGACTTCCTGCTCGACCGCGGCGCCGCCTACCTGGACGACGAGGCACACCACGCCGCCATCGGCGACTTCGTGCTGGGCGCCTTCCAGATCGAGAACGCGCTGGTGAAAAAAGCCGTGAAAGCGTATGAGCCGCGCATGATCGCCTCGCTGCAAAAGTTTGCCGTCGCCGTGCGCGTCGATGCGCAACACCCGCTGCGCCAGCGCATTGCCGGCTGGATCGCCGACAGCGCCCTGCACCTGAAGGCCGATCCGCAGTGGCAGGACACCGTGCGCCGCTACCAGCTGCAGCTGATCGCCAGCGACACGGTGCAAGCCATGCTGGGCGAGCTGTGGAACAACATCCGCACGCGCCTGCTGGCCGACCTGCACGCGGACGCGCCCGTGCTGGCGCAAGCGATCGCCAGCCTGGCGCGCAACACGGGCAAGGTGCTGGACCAGGACAGGCACGCGCGTGCGTGGCTGAACGACGCCATCGTCGCCGGCAGCGGGTCGCTGGTGCGGCGCTACCGGGGCGAAGTGGGCGCCTTCATCGCCGGACGGCTGGACCTGTGGAGCAAGGACGAAATGAGCGAGCGCATCGAACTGGCCATCGGGCGCGACCTGCAATTCATCCGCATCAACGGCACCATCGTTGGCGGCCTGGCCGGCTTGCTGATTTACGCCGTCAGCCACGCGTTTTAAGCACTCTTTACCAGCCTCGTCACGGACAACGGCCTGCGTGCTGCGGCAGCCCTGGCTGGCTGCCGTGCCACCACGCCGGCCGCGACACTGCGCACCAGCTGGAAAGAATCAACCAAGGTCGCCAGTTGCATGGCCTGCTGCTGCATGTCGGTCGCCGCGGCGGAAGCCTGTTCGACCAGGGCCGCATTTTGCTGCGTCACGTCATCCATCTGCGTGATGGCCTGGTTGATTTGCTCGATGCCCTCGCTCTGTTCCTGGCTGGCGGCCGTGATGTCGGTCATGTAACCGGCCACCTGGCGCACCGATTGCTCGATCTCCCCCATGGTCTTGCCGGCATCCTGCACCAGCCGGCTACCCACGCCCACCTTGTCCACCGAGTCGCCGATCAGTACCTTGATTTCCTTGGCCGCCTGGGCCGAGCGGTGGGCCAGGTTGCGCACCTCGGAAGCCACCACGGCGAAACCACGTCCCTGCTCACCAGCGCGCGCCGCCTCCACGGCCGCATTCAGGGCCAGGATATTCGTCTGGAAGGCGATGCCATCGATCACGCCGATGATGTCGACGATCTTGCGCGAGCTTTCCTGAATCGACCCCATGGTGACGATCACCTGCGACATGGCTTGCTCGCCCTTGTGCGCCGTCTCCGAGGCGGCGCTGACGAGGCGGTTCGCCTCGCGCGCATTATCGGCATTCTGCTTGACCGTTCCCGTCAGCTCTTCCATGGACGATGCCGTCTCTTCCAGCGCGCTCGCCTGCGACTCCGTGCGCTGCGACAGGTTCGCGTTGCCTTCGGCGATTTCCTGCGCGCCACGGCCAACCACGCCCGTCGATTCCTTGATTTGTCCGACCAGCAGCTTGACATTCGTCTGCAAGACGCGCAACGCCTGTACCACAGCAGTCAGCTCGTCGTTGCCGCTGGCGCTGATGCTGCCCGACAGATCGCCCGCGCTCATGCGCTCGATATCGCTGCGCATGCGCTGCAGCGGCATCACGGCCGAGCGCTGCAAGGTATAACCGCCGGCAGCGCATGACACCACGCCGCACAGGGTAGTAAACAGCATCGGCATGCCGGCATGCCCGGCGGCCACGTAAGAGATGGCCGGCGCCGCGACGAACAGCAGCGCCAGCGAGCCGAACACCAGGCCCAGCCTGGCGCGCAGCGACAGCTGCGCCATCGGGTTCAGGCGCCGCAGGACCGAGCGGTGCACGGCCACGCCCTCGCGCACTTCGAGCGTGCTGCTGCCTTGCTTGATGGCCCGGTAAGCTTGCTCGGCGGCGGCTACCTGTTCCCGGCTGGGTTTGACGCGGATCGAGGTGTAGCCCACCATCTTGCCATGCTCCAGCATCGGCGCGGCATTCGCTTCCACCCAGTAGTAATCGCCATTCTTGCAGCGGTTCTTGACCATGCCCGTCCATGCCTTGCCGCTCTTGATGGTGCGCCAGAAGTCGGCGAATGCTTCGACCGGCATGTCCGGATGGCGCACGATGTTTTGCGGCGCGCCGATCAGCTCCTCGGCCGAAAAGCCGCTGATGTCGATGAAATCCTGGTTGATATAGGTGATGTTGCCCTGCAAATCAGTCTTCGATACCACCGTCTGGCCAGCATGCAGCACATACTCCCTGTCCGTTACCGGCATATTTGTACGCATGTTCGCTCCCTAAATCCAGCACAACCGAATGGCGGCGCCATCCGGATCCAGCCAGCTGACGCCCTGACCTCAGCAGCGTTCGCCTATTCCTGCCCTGATGGTGAACAAGCGCGAAGGCACCACGCCCTCTGCTTTTCTTTCTCTTATTCGCCATCTTTTTGATGTAGATCAAATTTATTTTGCTACATAAATTTACCAAATACAACATTTAATTAAAAAATTAAACAAATTTGTTATTTTTAATAACATTGAGAATGAGAAATTTGCCCGAGCCACAGAGGAAAACTGCTTGTTTTCTGGTGAATTCAGGGCCGTGATGGCAGTTGCGCCAGAAATACAAATCATTAAAATCATGAAATTCATTGCATTCAATTTTATTTGAGGTATGATGATTCCTAAGGGAAAACAAAAATGGGGCAGCGAGATCGTGGCCTTCGTCTTCCCAGGAAATCCGCATTCATGCAGGGGACAAGCACATGAACAAAATCCTGGCCTTGCGTCTGCTCGACGCCGCCGACGACGCCGCCGTCATCATCGATGCGGGTTCACGCATCCGCTATGCGAACGACGCCATGTATGCGCTGAGCGGTTATGCCCCGGGCAGCCTGTCGGGCCAGCAGATCGAGGCGCTGCTGCCCGACTCCGTGCGCAAGCAGCATGGCGCACGGATCGGCGCCTATCTGGCCGGCGAAAAGAAGTCCACGGTACTCGGCCACAAGCGCCATTTCGCCATACGCCACCACGATGGCACCATGCTGCCCATCGTGCTCAAGGCCATGGACCTGGGCAAGCTGGACGACGAAAACTACCTGGGCGCCTTTTTTATCGACCAGCGCCACGCACGCGCCATCGAACAGCAGAATGCGGCCCGCTGGCAGCATTTGCAGCGCATCGCCCTGAGCGATCCCCTGACCCACCTGCCGAACCGCCGCGCCTTCGAGATCGAAGCCGTACGTACGGCCGCGCGGGCCAGTCGCGCGGGCAGTGCGATGACCATCGGCATCGCCGACATCGATTTCTTCAAGAAGGTCAATGACCGGCATGGCCACGCCGCCGGCGACGCCGTGCTGCAAGCCATCGCGGCCGCGCTGCAGTCCCAGGCACGGGCATCCGATGTCGTCGCCCGCGTGGGCGGCGAGGAATTCGGCTTGCTGTTCCCGCATACGGACATGACGATGGCGTACAAGGTGGCCGAACGCATCCGCCTTGCCGTGGCCGCAACGTGCGTCGACTTCGAGCACACATCCATCACGGCGACGGTCAGCATCGGCCTGGCGCCGCTGCCCAACAACGGCGACTGGAAAGCCTGTTTCATGCAAGCCGACGCCGCGCTGTACCAGGCCAAGAGCAATGGCCGCAACCGCACCGAGCAAATTTGAGCGCCACCCGGCAACCCCGCAGTTTCATGCATCACGCATCACCTGACAGGAGCAAACACATGGAAACCACCACGACACATGCCGCGGCAGCGAGCCAGCTGGCGCAAGCGGGCGCCCGGGAATTGCTGGTCTTTGGACTGGGCAAGGAGGAGTACGCGATCGACATCGGCCTGGTGCAGGAAATCCGCGGCTACGGCGCCGTGACCCGTATCGCCAATGCGCCCGCCTTCCTCAAGGGCTTCATCCACCTGCGCGGCAGCATCGTGCCGCTGCTCGACCTGCGCATCGCGCTGGGCCAGGCCGAGCCCGCATACGACGCCTCGACCGTGGTGATCATCCTCATCTTCGCGCATGGCGCCACCGGCATCGTGGTCGACCGCGTGGCCGATGTGGTGCCGCTGGCGCCGGCACAGCTCAAGCCCCCGCCGCAGCTGCATGGCTCGGCGATGGCAGGCCATGTCACGGCCATCGGCAGCCTGGATGAACGGCTGTTGATCGTGCTCGACATGGACAGCCTGCTGTCAGGCCTGGGCATGCCCGCCACGGGCAAACTGGCTGCCTGAGACGCCATCACCATTGCGTCCGCCACCTGACCGCCATCCGCCGGAGACACCATGAGCATCCTGATCGTCGATGACAACGACACCAACCTGAACCTGCTATCGACCCTGGCGCGCAAGGCCAGCAGCATCGAACCCGTCTGCATGAACGACCCCATCGATGCGTTGACCTGGTGCGAGTCGCATGTGCCGGACCTGGTCCTGCTCGACTACCGGATGCCCAGCCTGTCGGGCAATGAATTTCTCAGCATCTTCCGCAAGATGCAGGGCATGGCCGACATCCCCATCATCATGGTCACCACCGAGAACGACCGCGCCGTGCGCAAGCAGGCCTTTTCGCTCGGTGTCACGGAGTTTCTCACCAAGCCCGTCGACACCATCGAGTTCAGCCTGCGCGTGCGCAATCTGCTGTCCCTGCGCACGGCGCAAACCATGCTGGCCGACCGCGCCAAGCTGCTTGAGCATGAAGTGCGCCAGGCCATCGCCAACGTCACGGCGCGCGAGATGGAACTGGTCACGCGCCTGGCGCGGGCGGCCGAATTCCGCGACCCCGAAACGGGCGCTCACATCATGCGCATGGCGCGCTATTCGGCGCTGATCGCCAGGGACCTGGGCATGGATGCGCAATGGCAGGAACTGCTGCTCAAGGCGGCTCCCATGCACGACGTGGGCAAGCTGGCCACGCCCGACCATATCCTGCTCAAGCCGGGCCGGCTGGACCCCGAGGAAATGGCCATCATGCGCCAGCATGCGGAAATCGGCGGCAAGATCCTCGCCGGCAGCGATTCGCCGCTGATCCAGCTGGCCGAGGAAATCGCCTGCGGCCACCACGAAAAATACGACGGCAGCGGCTATCCGCGCGGCCTGGCGGGCGAACAGATACCGCTGTCGGCGCGCATCGTCGCCGTGGCCGATGTCTTCGACGCGCTCACCTCGGAACGCCCGTACAAGCCGGCCTGGCCTGTGGAACAGGCGCGCCTGTTCCTGCAACAGAACAAAGGCAGCCATTTCTGCCCGCACTGCATCGACGCCTTCCTGGGCGCCTGGGACGAGGTGCTCGACATCCGCAACAGCCTGCCCGACCCCGACCAGCACCACGCCCACCCACTGTAAGCGAGGACCCTGCCATGCGCGTGCAACAACTGATCCTGAAAAACCGTGCCGACATCGATGCCGCACTGGCGCCCCTGGCCGCCATGCAGCCGCAGCTGGTGCTGGTCTTTGGCGCCTGCGCCTATTTTTCCACCCCCGAACTGACGGCGGCGCTGCGCCGCCAACTGCCCGGCGCCGTGATCGCCGGCTGCTCCACGGCCGGCGAGATCGCCGGCAAGCGCGTCTACGACGACAGTTGCGTCATCACCGCCATCGGCTTCGCGCACACCACGGTGGCGATTGCCGACGCCATCATCTGCGACATGGCGGACTCGCACGAGGCGGGCGAGCGCCTGGCACAGGCGCTGCCGCGGGATGGCCTGGCGGCGGTCTTCATGCTGGGCACGGGCGTGGCCATCAACGGCAGTGCCCTGATCGCCGGCCTGCAGGAAAATCTGCCGCCGGGCGTCACCATATCGGGCGGGCTGGCGGCCGACGGCGGCGCCTTCCGCCAGACCTGGACCCTGGGTCCGCGCGGCGCGGCCGACAATACCATCGTGGCCGTCGGCCTGTACGGCGAGCATATCCGCCTCGGCTACGGCAGCCATGCGGGCTGGGAAGCGTTCGGTCCCGCGCGCAAGGTGACGCGCTGCGTCGGCAACGTGCTGTATGGCCTCGATGGCGCGCGGGCGCTGGACATCTACAAGCTGTACCTGGGCGACTATGCGTGCGACCTGCCCGGCTCGGGGCTGCTGTTTCCGTTTGAAATGCTCACGGCGGCGCATGAAAAAAGCAATGTGTTTCGCACCATCCTCGCCGTCGATGAAGAACAGGGTTCGCTGACACTGGCCGGCGACATCCTCGCCGACGGCTACCTGAAATTGATGCATTCCAGTACCAACCGGCTGATCGACGGGGCCGAAATGGCCGCGCGCAATGTCCAGCGCCACGCCGATACGCTGGGCGACCAGCTGGCCCTGCTGGTCAGCTGCGTGGGGCGCAAGCTGGTCATGGGCGACCGGGTCGAGGAAGAGGTCGAAGCGGTGGCCGAGGTGCTGGGCAGCGGCGCCACCTGCATCGCCGGTTTTTACTCCAACGGCGAAATCGGTATCACGCAGCCGCATGGCGCATGCCAGCTGCATAACCAGACGATGACCGTGACTGTGCTGAGCGAAACATGAACCGCACCCTGGCACGCCAATTGAGCCGCGTCTGCGACATCGACTCGGAAAACGCCTGCATCGCCTTGCTGGAACAGGCCCAGGCATTGGGATCGCAAGCGGGCACGCCGCCCGAACTGGCCGCTTTCCTGGCCGGCCTGCCGGCCCTGCTGCTGCGCATCGACGGCAGCTACGAACAGGCTGAACGCGACCTGGACTTGCGCTCGCGCAGCCTGGAGCTGAGTTCGACCGAACTGAGCATGACGAATGACCTGCTGCGCACGGAACTGGCCAGCCGCAACCGCGTCCTGCAATCGCTGCGCGTGGCGGCCGTGCGCCTGCTCGACAACGACGATTCCGGCCTGCACCTGCCGCAGGAAGGCGATATCGAGGGCCTCTCGGTGCTGCTGGCCAAGCTGGTATCGCAGCAGGAACTGCGCCGCATCGAACTGCAGAACCAGCGCTTTGCGATGGACCAGCATGCCATTATCAGCATCACCGACACGGCCGGCGTCATCATTTACGTCAACGACAAGTTCTGCGCCATCAGCGGGTTCGCGCGCGAAGAGCTGGTCGGCCAGACGCACCGCCTGATCAATTCGCATACGCATCCTGACGCCTACTTTGCGCAGATGTGGCAAACCATCACCACGGGCCAGGTCTGGCATGGCGAAATCTGCAACCACGCCAAGGATGGCGGGCAATACTGGGTCGACGCCACCATCGTGCCCTTCCTCGACGCCGCCGGCGAACCCTATCAGTACATCGCCATCCGCACGGAAATCAGCGACAGCAAACGCATGGCCGAGACCATCGCGAAAAGCGAGCGCGAATACCGCAACGTCGTCAACAGCCTCAATGAAGTGGTCTTTCGTACCGACTTGCACGGCGCCTGGACCTTCCTGAACCCCGCCTGGCACACCATCACCGGCTTCGGCACCGCCGACAGCCTGGGCAAGAATGTGCTGCAATTCGTCGATGCGCGCGACCGCGAGCGCGCCGCCGCCGGCCTGTCACAGCTGCTCGGTGGCCATGTGGACAGCATGCGCCATGAAGCGCGCTACGTCACCCGCGACGGCGACGTGCGCTGGATCGATGTGTGCGCGCGCGCCGAGCGCGATGGCCTGGGGCGGCTGGCAGGCATCACCGGCAGCCTGACCGACATCACGGAACGGCGTCTGGCGGCGCACGAGCTGCGGCACAACCTCAACTTTGTCGACGCGCTGATCGAGACCATTCCTATCCCTTTGTACCTGAAGGATGTGCAAGGCCGTTACCTGCGCGCCAACCGCGCCTATTGCGCCTTCTTCCAACGCGCGCAAGCGGACATCCTGGGCAAGACGGTGGCCGACATCCTGCCGCAGCAGCAGGCGCAGCAAGTGCTGCAGCGCGACCTGGAGCTGCTGCAGGACCGGGGCAACCAGACGTATGAGGACCGGCTGAGCGTCGGCGCGCGTCAGGTCGATGTGCTGTACAGCAAGGCGGCCCTGCTGAAGTCCGATGGCAGCCTGCACGGCCTGGTTGGCACCATCGTCGACATTTCCAGCCAAAAGGCGGCCGAGCGCGCGCTGCTGCTGGCCAAGGAAGTGGCCGAATCGGCCAGCCGCTCGAAGAGCGAATTCCTGGCCAACATGAGCCACGAGATCCGCACGCCGATGAACGGCATCCTGGGCATGACGGACCTGGTGCTCGATTCCGAACTCGACGTCCACCAGCGCAAATACCTGGAAATCGTCAAGGCTTCGGCCGACGCCCTGCTGTGCATTATCAACGACATCCTCGATTTCTCGAAGATCGAGGCGGGCATGCTGACGCTGGAAAGCATCCCTTTCAAGCTGCGCCAGCTGATGCAGGAAACCATGCGCGCACTCGCCATGCGGGCCCAGGCCAGCGGCCTGGAACTGGTGCTCGACATCGATCCCGCGCTGCCGCACACCTTGCTCGGCGACCCTGGCCGGCTGCGCCAGATACTCACCAACCTGGCGGGCAACGCCATCAAGTTCACGCCGCGCGGCGAGGTCACCGTGAGTGCCCGGCTGTGCGCCAGCGGCGATGGCATGGCCCGGCTGCAGCTGTGCGTGCGCGACACCGGCATCGGTATCGCCGCCGACATGCAGGAGGCCGTCTTCGACGCCTTCCAGCAGGAAGACGGTTCGACCACGCGGCGCTTCGGCGGCACGGGACTGGGCCTGTCGATCACGCGCCGCCTGGTTACGATGATGGGTGGCAGCATCGGCCTGTCGAGCGAACTGGGCAAGGGCAGCAGCTTCAGCGTGGACCTGGCCCTGCCCATCGGCGAGCATCAGCCTTGCCTGCCGCCGCCCGGCGCCTCGCTGGCGGCGCGGGCGATCCTGCTGGTCGACGACAATTCCAGCAGCCTGACCATTTTGCGCAAGATCTTCGAGCACAGCGGTGCCATGGTCACCGCCTGCGAGTCGGGCGAGGCGGCGCTGGAACACTGCCGCACCGCCCTGCCGGCCGACTGCATCATCATGGACTTTGCCATGCCCGGCATGAATGGCTTCGACACGGCATCGGCGCTGGCCGCCCTGCCCCACTGGAGCCAGGTGCCCATCGTCATGCTATCGTCGAGCGGCAGCCTGGGCGACGCGGCGCGCTGCCGCGAACTGGGCATCGACGGCTACCTGCTCAAGCCGGCCAGCCCCGAGGAATTGCTGGCCATCACCATGAGCGTGCTGGGCACCTGCCGCGGCATGCCCGGCGCAACACCGGTGATGACGCGCCATAGCGTGCGCGAAGGTTCGCCCAGCCTGGACATCCTGCTGGTCGAGGACAACGCCATGAACCGCGAACTGGCCACCGTGCTGCTGTCGAATGCGGGCCACCGGGTCACGCATGCGGCGAATGGCCGCGAAGCGCTCGACCGCCAGGCCGCCAGCCATTTCGACCTGATCCTGATGGACCTGCAGATGCCGGAAATGGGCGGTTTCGAAGCCACCGCGCAGATCCGCCAGCGCGAAGCGCAAGGCATGCCGAAGAGCGTCATCATCGCCATGACGGCCAGCGCCTTCGAAGGCGACCGCGAACGCTGCATCGCCGGCGGCATGGACGATTACCTGTCCAAGCCTTTCCGCACCGCAGCCCTCCAGAGCCTGATCGAGCAGCATGTGTCGCACATCAGCAAGCCA of Janthinobacterium sp. PAMC25594 contains these proteins:
- a CDS encoding chemotaxis protein CheW; its protein translation is METTTTHAAAASQLAQAGARELLVFGLGKEEYAIDIGLVQEIRGYGAVTRIANAPAFLKGFIHLRGSIVPLLDLRIALGQAEPAYDASTVVIILIFAHGATGIVVDRVADVVPLAPAQLKPPPQLHGSAMAGHVTAIGSLDERLLIVLDMDSLLSGLGMPATGKLAA
- a CDS encoding amino acid permease, translating into MSLFRTKNLDDMIAHSKKPGGLAKVLGPFDLVLMGIGAIVGTGIFVLTGTGALTAGPALSLSFVVAAVACCFAALCYAEFASTVPVAGSIYTYSYATLGELAAWMIGWDLLLEYGLAAAAVSVGWSGYFQSLLAGFGITLPAALSAAPGALPGVTTFINLPALVIMLLLTAMLGWGVRESARLNNIMVAIKVGVVLLFIIFGARHVQPANWQPYMPFGYHGMLSAAALVFFAFIGFDAVTSAAEEVKKPSRDLPIGIIGSLAVCAVLYVVVSAIMTGIVPYQKFLGVDHPVSLALQYAGENWIAGFVDLGAILGMTTVILVMAFGQTRIIFAMSRDGLLPKRLSTVHPRFHTPFFATWLVGIVFGLIAAVIPLNILAELINIGTLAAFTMVSIAVVVLRKKRPDLPRAFRCPGVPYVPALAVILCVGLMTFLSWVTWMAFSIWLVIGLVIYFGYARRRSLLHPQQ
- a CDS encoding PAS domain-containing methyl-accepting chemotaxis protein — encoded protein: MRTNMPVTDREYVLHAGQTVVSKTDLQGNITYINQDFIDISGFSAEELIGAPQNIVRHPDMPVEAFADFWRTIKSGKAWTGMVKNRCKNGDYYWVEANAAPMLEHGKMVGYTSIRVKPSREQVAAAEQAYRAIKQGSSTLEVREGVAVHRSVLRRLNPMAQLSLRARLGLVFGSLALLFVAAPAISYVAAGHAGMPMLFTTLCGVVSCAAGGYTLQRSAVMPLQRMRSDIERMSAGDLSGSISASGNDELTAVVQALRVLQTNVKLLVGQIKESTGVVGRGAQEIAEGNANLSQRTESQASALEETASSMEELTGTVKQNADNAREANRLVSAASETAHKGEQAMSQVIVTMGSIQESSRKIVDIIGVIDGIAFQTNILALNAAVEAARAGEQGRGFAVVASEVRNLAHRSAQAAKEIKVLIGDSVDKVGVGSRLVQDAGKTMGEIEQSVRQVAGYMTDITAASQEQSEGIEQINQAITQMDDVTQQNAALVEQASAAATDMQQQAMQLATLVDSFQLVRSVAAGVVARQPARAAAARRPLSVTRLVKSA
- a CDS encoding MFS transporter; this encodes MHDTSHKAPVWAMRYLLFIAGMGGLLYGIDIGIIAGALPYLESTASVAWKLTAQQLSFIVAAVLLGSVLSSLFAGALADILGRRWVMFLAGALFSASIPLIALADGYTPLLLGRLLQGISGGFIGVVVPLYLAECLPAQQRGRGAALFQLLLTIGLVAAALIGLQQAQTVETATQAAQALPEAGRIAAIFTAKDHAWRSIFWVCLTPGLVFTIGALLLAESPRWLAQRGRIEQARQSLLRTRLPAAADIELREMLDTPENAAKASGKAKDPLLSRRYVLPFLLACLILACTQATGINSILAYVVNILNQAGLSGASANMADVLLKVLNAVMTVVAVLLVDRKGRKFLLMLGTGGIVVSLLAAGLLFRGAEAHLADVRPAIAAQVQADGLTLHLDAATLTALGAAADGTPQQLTIAYAYGPFTNVKSLRSDDPVLRQVSIAREDAVQADSVIGVFFRKLHLNPFADPAAGREAPLRIEKASLGPVPSSSHGWLVAIAICVFVSSFAVGPGVCVWLALSELMPTRIRSNGMSIALLVNQFVSTVIAAIFLPTVGLHGYSTLFFLGAGCTVLYFLAAAFLLPETKGKTLEEIEAHFSR
- a CDS encoding DUF445 domain-containing protein produces the protein MQPSPDLIAQLDQSTDQLKRARLRHMQWLAVGLLLLAALVFAVARSRRGGHPAWGYVEAFAEAAMVGAIADWFAVVALFRHPLGIPLWHTAIIPNSKADIGRSLGAFVENHFITEQGIAERIVQADPAARLGTWLSDEVNARQLGMASAGVVKQLLAMADHDTLGRLLREQASSYLGQLNLSEVAADCLDALIADGKPQELLDFLLDRGAAYLDDEAHHAAIGDFVLGAFQIENALVKKAVKAYEPRMIASLQKFAVAVRVDAQHPLRQRIAGWIADSALHLKADPQWQDTVRRYQLQLIASDTVQAMLGELWNNIRTRLLADLHADAPVLAQAIASLARNTGKVLDQDRHARAWLNDAIVAGSGSLVRRYRGEVGAFIAGRLDLWSKDEMSERIELAIGRDLQFIRINGTIVGGLAGLLIYAVSHAF
- a CDS encoding sensor domain-containing diguanylate cyclase yields the protein MNKILALRLLDAADDAAVIIDAGSRIRYANDAMYALSGYAPGSLSGQQIEALLPDSVRKQHGARIGAYLAGEKKSTVLGHKRHFAIRHHDGTMLPIVLKAMDLGKLDDENYLGAFFIDQRHARAIEQQNAARWQHLQRIALSDPLTHLPNRRAFEIEAVRTAARASRAGSAMTIGIADIDFFKKVNDRHGHAAGDAVLQAIAAALQSQARASDVVARVGGEEFGLLFPHTDMTMAYKVAERIRLAVAATCVDFEHTSITATVSIGLAPLPNNGDWKACFMQADAALYQAKSNGRNRTEQI